The following coding sequences are from one Acipenser ruthenus chromosome 7, fAciRut3.2 maternal haplotype, whole genome shotgun sequence window:
- the LOC117415364 gene encoding protein lin-7 homolog A-like isoform X3 has translation MATVVQPLTLDRDVARAIELLEKLQETGEVPVHKLQSLKKVLQSEFCTAIREDVGQLYRKSATWAANTPFIWLLDIRRVPEIFHMVYQYMHETITVQGCAEYQARATAKATVAAFAASEGHSHPRVVELPKTEEGLGFNVMGGKEQNSPIYISRIIPGGVAERQGGLKRGDQLLSVNGVSVEGEHHEMAVELLKAAKESVKLVVRYTPKVLEEMEARFEKLRTARRRQQQQLLIQQQQQQQQTPSAQQNHMS, from the exons ATGTGGCTCGAGCTATTGAATTGCTGGAGAAGCTGCAGGAGACTGGGGAAGTGCCAGTCCATAAATTACAGTCTCTAAAGAAAGTGCTACAGAGTGAGTTCTGTACTGCCATCAGAGAG GATGTGGGTCAATTATACAGAAAATCAGCTACCTGGGCTGCCAACACTCCCTTTATCTGGTTACTTGACATCAGGAGAgtcccagaaatctttcacatg GTCTACCAGTACATGCATGAAACCATAACTGTTCAAGGCTGTGCTGAATACCAGGCCCGGGCCACTGCAAAG GCGACGGTAGCAGCGTTTGCAGCCAGTGAAGGGCATTCACACCCTCGAGTGGTGGAGCTGCCCAAGACAGAGGAAGGCCTGGGCTTCAATGTGATGGGAGGGAAGGAGCAGAACTCTCCCATCTACATCTCACGCATCATACCCGGGGGAGTGGCAGAGAGACAGGGGGGCCTCAAGCGAGGGGATCAGCTGCTGTCCGTGAATGGAGTG AGTGTGGAAGGGGAGCACCATGAAATGGCAGTGGAGCTGCTTAAGGCTGCGAAGGAGAGTGTCAAGCTGGTGGTGCGCTACACTCCCAAGGTGCTGGAGGAGATGGAGGCCCGCTTTGAGAAGCTGAGGACGGCCCGacgcagacagcagcagcagctcttaatacagcaacagcaacagcagcagcagacacCGTCAGCCCAGCAGAACCACATGTCATAG